The Geodermatophilaceae bacterium NBWT11 genome has a segment encoding these proteins:
- a CDS encoding 1-phosphofructokinase, whose amino-acid sequence MSIVTLTANPSLDRTLALPGALERGAVARLGASHTEPGGKGVNVSRAVAAAGADVVSVLPAADDDPIVRALQALGLRLATVPVTDAVRTNYTLTEPDGTTTKLNEPGARLDDDVCAALLAAVVEHSVSARWVALCGSLPPGTPLDWYADLVRAVRSSGAKIAVDTSEAPLLALLAAGPDAAPDLLKPNTDELAQLAGVPEEVVVSDPEAALAAVATLHARGVDAVLLTLGADGALLSTADGGLFSARPPRITVRSTVGAGDCSLAGYLLADLAGASPADRLRSAVAYGSASASLPGSAVPTPDQVDLTAVQVTPGYPRSTAPQQDPTPHATPVAAAGRDAR is encoded by the coding sequence ATGAGCATCGTGACCCTGACCGCCAACCCCAGCCTGGACCGCACGCTGGCCCTGCCGGGTGCCCTGGAGCGTGGGGCCGTGGCGCGGCTGGGAGCAAGCCACACCGAGCCCGGGGGCAAGGGCGTGAACGTCTCCCGCGCGGTCGCCGCCGCCGGTGCCGACGTCGTCTCGGTCCTCCCGGCCGCCGACGACGACCCGATCGTGCGCGCCCTGCAGGCCCTGGGCCTGCGGCTGGCCACGGTGCCGGTGACCGACGCGGTGCGCACCAACTACACCCTCACCGAGCCCGACGGGACGACGACCAAGCTCAACGAGCCCGGCGCCCGGCTGGACGACGACGTCTGCGCCGCGCTGCTGGCCGCGGTCGTCGAGCACAGCGTCTCCGCCCGCTGGGTCGCGCTGTGCGGCTCGCTGCCCCCGGGCACCCCGCTGGACTGGTACGCCGACCTCGTCCGGGCGGTGCGCAGCAGCGGCGCGAAGATCGCGGTGGACACCTCCGAGGCCCCGCTGCTGGCCCTGCTGGCCGCCGGTCCCGACGCCGCCCCCGACCTCCTCAAGCCCAACACCGACGAGCTCGCGCAGCTGGCCGGGGTGCCCGAGGAGGTCGTGGTCAGCGACCCCGAGGCCGCACTGGCCGCCGTCGCCACGCTGCACGCGCGTGGCGTCGACGCGGTGCTGCTGACCCTCGGTGCCGACGGCGCCCTGCTGTCCACCGCCGACGGCGGGCTCTTCTCCGCCCGGCCGCCGCGGATCACCGTCCGCAGCACGGTCGGCGCCGGCGACTGCAGCCTGGCCGGCTACCTGCTGGCCGACCTCGCCGGCGCCTCGCCGGCCGACCGGCTGCGCTCCGCGGTCGCCTACGGCTCGGCGTCTGCGTCGCTGCCCGGCTCCGCCGTCCCGACCCCCGACCAGGTGGACCTCACCGCCGTCCAGGTGACCCCCGGGTACCCCCGCTCCACCGCACCGCAGCAGGACCCCACCCCGCACGCCACCCCTGTCGCGGCCGCCGGCCGCGATGCCCGCTGA
- a CDS encoding 2-oxo acid dehydrogenase subunit E2, translating into MADLRQFKLPDVGEGLTEGEILQWLVAVGDVVTTNQPLCEVETAKAAVELPSPYAGTVVELLHEPGTTVDVGAPIITIDIGGPAADDAPADDTPAAGLIGGPAPGGRTSVLVGYGPKNTEAVRRPRRSGAAAAERATAPQVLPEADYGSGSDRPPLLATAPDVRSKPVRPGGVEMGRAAEQHATDSEAASGQAVAPGRRAPRPLAKPPVRKYAKDCGVDLTTVTGTGDGGVITRADVDAARSGAAPSGARTPAELAAEAGTVVRFPVADAGTEGREQRIPVKGVRKHTAAAMVASAFTAPHVTEFLTVDVTRTMQLRTRLAARPELAGLRISPLLFVAKALLLAAHRHPMVNSSWDEAAQEIVVKDYVNLGIAAATPRGLIVPNVKDAGRLSLAELAGALADLTATAREGRTSPTAMSGGTITITNVGVFGVDTGTPILNPGESAILAFGAVREMPWVHKGKIRIRQVTQLALSFDHRIVDGELGSRFLADIGAVLHDPGTALAF; encoded by the coding sequence ATGGCCGACCTGCGTCAGTTCAAGCTGCCCGACGTCGGCGAGGGCCTGACCGAGGGCGAGATCCTGCAGTGGCTCGTCGCGGTGGGCGACGTCGTCACCACCAACCAGCCGCTGTGCGAGGTGGAGACGGCGAAGGCCGCCGTCGAGCTGCCCTCGCCCTACGCCGGCACCGTGGTCGAGCTGCTGCACGAGCCGGGGACGACGGTCGACGTCGGCGCCCCGATCATCACCATCGACATCGGCGGCCCCGCGGCCGACGACGCACCTGCCGACGACACCCCCGCCGCGGGGCTGATCGGCGGCCCCGCGCCGGGCGGCCGCACCTCGGTGCTGGTCGGCTACGGCCCGAAGAACACCGAGGCCGTCCGTCGCCCGCGCCGCTCCGGTGCGGCCGCGGCCGAGAGGGCCACCGCTCCCCAGGTCCTCCCCGAGGCCGACTACGGCTCGGGCAGCGACCGCCCGCCGTTGCTGGCGACCGCCCCGGACGTGCGCAGCAAGCCGGTGCGTCCCGGGGGCGTGGAGATGGGCCGGGCCGCCGAGCAGCACGCCACCGACTCCGAGGCCGCCTCGGGCCAGGCCGTCGCCCCCGGTCGCCGGGCGCCCCGCCCGCTGGCCAAGCCGCCGGTGCGCAAGTACGCCAAGGACTGCGGCGTCGACCTGACCACCGTCACCGGCACCGGGGACGGCGGGGTCATCACCCGTGCCGACGTCGACGCCGCCCGCAGCGGGGCCGCCCCGTCGGGTGCCCGCACCCCGGCCGAGCTGGCCGCCGAGGCCGGCACGGTCGTCCGCTTCCCGGTCGCCGACGCCGGCACCGAGGGCCGTGAGCAGCGCATCCCGGTCAAGGGCGTCCGCAAGCACACCGCGGCCGCCATGGTCGCCAGCGCCTTCACCGCCCCGCACGTCACCGAGTTCCTCACCGTCGACGTGACCCGGACGATGCAGCTGCGCACCCGGCTCGCCGCCCGCCCCGAGCTCGCCGGGCTGCGGATCAGCCCGCTGCTGTTCGTGGCCAAGGCGCTGCTGCTCGCGGCGCACCGGCACCCGATGGTCAACAGCTCGTGGGACGAGGCGGCCCAGGAGATCGTGGTCAAGGACTACGTGAACCTGGGGATCGCCGCGGCCACCCCGCGCGGGCTGATCGTGCCCAACGTGAAGGACGCCGGGCGGCTGTCGCTGGCCGAGCTGGCCGGCGCGCTGGCCGACCTGACCGCCACCGCGCGGGAGGGGAGGACCAGCCCGACCGCGATGTCGGGCGGCACCATCACGATCACGAACGTGGGCGTCTTCGGCGTGGACACCGGCACCCCGATCCTGAACCCGGGGGAGTCGGCGATCCTGGCCTTCGGTGCGGTCCGGGAGATGCCCTGGGTGCACAAGGGCAAGATCAGGATCCGGCAGGTGACCCAGCTGGCGTTGAGCTTCGACCACCGGATCGTCGACGGCGAGCTCGGCTCGCGGTTCCTGGCCGACATCGGCGCCGTGCTGCACGACCCGGGGACCGCCCTGGCCTTCTAG
- a CDS encoding Lrp/AsnC family transcriptional regulator produces MLGQPPLWRGTLSTVPGIDATDARLLLALSEDPRATVMALSAQLGLARNTVQARLARLESGGVLDPFERRVRPEALGYRLGAYVTVTVTQTSLAEVSAGLADIPEVLEVTGLSGVADLLVQVVAVDADDLWRISEQVLAIPGVQRTDTNLALRRFVDHRMTPLLRRAAGLDG; encoded by the coding sequence ATGCTCGGTCAGCCCCCGTTGTGGCGTGGCACACTGAGCACCGTGCCCGGCATCGACGCCACCGACGCCCGTCTCCTGCTCGCCCTCTCCGAGGACCCACGGGCGACGGTGATGGCGCTGTCCGCCCAGCTCGGGCTGGCCCGCAACACCGTGCAGGCCCGGCTGGCGCGCCTGGAGTCCGGCGGGGTGCTGGACCCCTTCGAGCGGCGCGTCCGCCCCGAGGCGCTGGGCTACCGGCTGGGCGCCTACGTGACCGTCACGGTCACCCAGACCTCGCTCGCCGAGGTCAGCGCGGGCCTGGCCGACATCCCCGAGGTGCTCGAGGTGACCGGGCTGTCCGGTGTGGCCGACCTGCTCGTCCAGGTGGTCGCCGTCGACGCCGACGACCTCTGGCGGATCAGCGAGCAGGTGCTGGCCATCCCGGGCGTGCAGCGCACCGACACCAACCTGGCACTGCGCCGGTTCGTCGACCACCGGATGACCCCGCTCCTCCGCCGCGCCGCGGGCCTGGACGGCTGA
- a CDS encoding AGE family epimerase/isomerase — protein METELGPLLTFAARSRVPDGFGYLGADGEVEQRPTETWISARMTHVFSLAALLGSTEALDLAEHGVRALTAGPLRDAEHGGWGDSTAERGKAAYVHAFVLLAASSAVTAEVPGAGALLTEALAVWEDRFWDDAAGLARESFSADWTEVEDYRGANANMHGVEAVLAAADALARTHPEATARLRTHALRATERVVHGFARDADWRLPEHFTHLWTPLPEYNADAPADPFRPYGVTVGHQFEWSRLCLHLDAVLGDRAPGWLRADADALFTAATERGWAADGHPGFPYTLDWSDRPVVAARMHWVLCEAVAAAAVRHEVTGDPRAAGLQHAWEAHGDAHFLDRSTGSWHHELTPTGEVGTGTWTGQPDAYHLAQMLLLRERPVRGSLAAALLP, from the coding sequence ATGGAGACCGAGCTCGGGCCGCTGCTCACCTTCGCCGCGCGCTCCCGGGTGCCCGACGGGTTCGGGTACCTGGGGGCCGACGGCGAGGTCGAGCAGCGCCCCACCGAGACGTGGATCAGCGCCCGGATGACCCACGTGTTCTCCCTCGCCGCCCTGCTGGGGTCGACCGAGGCCCTCGACCTGGCCGAGCACGGGGTGCGGGCGCTGACGGCCGGCCCGCTGCGCGACGCCGAGCACGGCGGGTGGGGGGACTCGACCGCCGAGCGGGGCAAGGCCGCCTACGTGCACGCGTTCGTGCTGCTGGCCGCCTCCAGCGCGGTGACCGCGGAGGTGCCGGGGGCCGGCGCCCTGCTCACCGAGGCGCTCGCGGTCTGGGAGGACCGGTTCTGGGACGACGCCGCCGGCCTGGCCCGGGAGTCGTTCTCGGCCGATTGGACCGAGGTCGAGGACTACCGCGGGGCCAACGCGAACATGCACGGCGTGGAGGCGGTGCTCGCCGCGGCCGACGCGCTGGCCCGCACCCACCCGGAGGCCACCGCCCGGCTGCGCACCCACGCGCTGCGGGCCACCGAACGGGTCGTGCACGGCTTCGCCCGGGACGCCGACTGGCGGCTGCCCGAGCACTTCACGCACCTCTGGACCCCGCTGCCGGAGTACAACGCCGACGCCCCCGCCGACCCGTTCCGGCCCTACGGCGTGACCGTCGGGCACCAGTTCGAGTGGTCCCGGCTGTGCCTGCACCTGGACGCCGTCCTCGGGGACCGGGCCCCGGGCTGGTTGCGCGCCGACGCCGATGCGCTGTTCACCGCGGCCACCGAGCGGGGCTGGGCCGCCGACGGGCACCCCGGGTTCCCGTACACGCTGGACTGGTCCGACCGGCCCGTCGTCGCCGCCCGGATGCACTGGGTGCTGTGCGAGGCGGTGGCGGCGGCCGCCGTCCGGCACGAGGTCACCGGTGACCCGCGGGCCGCCGGCCTGCAGCACGCCTGGGAGGCGCACGGCGACGCGCACTTCCTGGACCGCTCCACCGGCTCCTGGCACCACGAGCTGACCCCGACCGGCGAGGTCGGCACCGGCACCTGGACCGGCCAGCCCGACGCCTACCACCTGGCCCAGATGCTCCTGCTGCGCGAGCGCCCCGTCCGCGGCAGCCTCGCGGCCGCGCTGCTCCCCTGA
- a CDS encoding DeoR/GlpR transcriptional regulator yields MYAEERQQAIAGLVAQRGRLAVTAVAERFGVTTETVRRDLALLERAGMLRRVHGGAVPTNALTVVEPGLGERRSTRTDQKRRIATAALALVPDVDGSLILDGGSSTASLAEVLPADRRLLVVTNSVPISHRLTVAPGVSLHVLGGRVRGITQTAVGESTVAALADLRVDVAFLGANGVSAAHGFSTPDETEAASKRAMVRSAQRVVVLADSSKLGREHLVRFASVDDVDVLVTDDEADPDVVTEIESHGIEVLTA; encoded by the coding sequence GTGTACGCCGAGGAACGCCAGCAGGCCATCGCCGGCCTCGTCGCCCAGCGCGGCCGGCTCGCCGTCACCGCGGTCGCCGAGCGGTTCGGTGTCACCACCGAGACCGTCCGCCGCGACCTCGCCCTGCTCGAGCGGGCCGGGATGCTGCGCCGGGTGCACGGCGGTGCCGTCCCCACCAACGCCCTCACCGTCGTCGAGCCCGGGCTGGGCGAGCGCCGGAGCACCCGCACCGACCAGAAGCGCCGGATCGCCACGGCCGCCCTCGCCCTGGTCCCCGACGTCGACGGGTCGTTGATCCTCGACGGCGGCAGCTCCACCGCCTCGCTGGCCGAGGTGCTGCCCGCCGACCGCCGGCTGCTGGTGGTCACCAACTCGGTGCCCATCTCCCACCGGCTCACCGTCGCCCCCGGCGTCAGCCTGCACGTGCTCGGCGGCCGCGTCCGCGGGATCACCCAGACCGCGGTCGGGGAGTCCACCGTCGCCGCGCTGGCCGACCTCCGGGTCGACGTGGCCTTCCTCGGCGCCAACGGGGTCAGCGCCGCGCACGGCTTCTCCACCCCCGACGAGACCGAGGCCGCCAGCAAGCGGGCCATGGTCCGGTCCGCCCAGCGGGTGGTGGTGCTGGCCGACAGCAGCAAGCTCGGCCGGGAACACCTGGTCCGCTTCGCCAGCGTCGACGACGTCGACGTCCTGGTCACCGACGACGAAGCCGACCCGGACGTCGTCACCGAGATCGAGTCGCACGGGATCGAGGTCCTCACCGCATGA
- the pdhA gene encoding pyruvate dehydrogenase (acetyl-transferring) E1 component subunit alpha yields MQEIVDPVPGAGEPHLPAQPDLVQLLTPEGERVEHPDYALDVTDEELCSLYRDMALVRRWDVEATALQRQGELGIWASLLGQEAAQVGAGRAMGTGDMAFPTYREHGVAWTRDVDPLHVISLFRGNDLGGWDPVARRFNLYTVVIGAQCLHATGYAMGIQRDDAEAAALAFLGDGATSQGEVNESFIWAATFSAPVVFFCQNNQYAISVPIERQSRVPLFQRAAGFGFPGVRVDGNDVLAVLAVTRAALARAREGSGPTFIEAFTYRMGAHTTSDDPTRYRLAGELEEWKLRDPIARLKAHLSRSGKAGPEFFAAVDAEGDELAVRIRKGTLEMPDPAGTDMFDHVYAEQTEEIAAQRAEFLSYHEGFEQ; encoded by the coding sequence ATGCAGGAGATCGTCGACCCCGTCCCGGGGGCCGGCGAGCCGCACCTGCCCGCCCAGCCCGACCTCGTGCAGCTCCTGACGCCGGAGGGCGAGCGCGTCGAGCACCCCGACTACGCCCTGGACGTCACCGACGAGGAGCTGTGCTCCCTGTACCGGGACATGGCCCTGGTGCGCCGCTGGGACGTCGAGGCCACCGCCCTGCAGCGCCAGGGCGAGCTGGGCATCTGGGCCTCGCTGCTGGGCCAGGAGGCCGCCCAGGTCGGCGCCGGCCGGGCCATGGGGACCGGGGACATGGCGTTCCCGACCTACCGCGAGCACGGCGTGGCCTGGACCCGCGACGTCGACCCGCTGCACGTGATCAGCCTGTTCCGCGGCAACGACCTCGGCGGCTGGGACCCGGTGGCCCGCCGGTTCAACCTCTACACCGTGGTCATCGGCGCGCAGTGCCTGCACGCCACGGGCTACGCGATGGGCATACAGCGCGACGACGCCGAGGCCGCCGCGCTGGCCTTCCTGGGCGACGGCGCGACCAGCCAGGGCGAGGTCAACGAGTCCTTCATCTGGGCCGCGACCTTCTCCGCCCCGGTGGTGTTCTTCTGCCAGAACAACCAGTACGCGATCAGCGTGCCGATCGAGCGCCAGTCGCGGGTGCCGCTGTTCCAGCGCGCCGCGGGGTTCGGCTTCCCCGGCGTCCGGGTGGACGGCAACGACGTCCTCGCCGTCCTCGCCGTGACCCGCGCCGCGCTGGCCCGCGCCCGGGAGGGCTCCGGGCCCACGTTCATCGAGGCGTTCACCTACCGGATGGGTGCGCACACCACATCCGACGACCCCACCCGCTACCGGCTGGCCGGGGAGCTGGAGGAGTGGAAGCTGCGTGACCCGATCGCCCGCCTGAAGGCGCACCTGTCCCGGTCCGGCAAGGCCGGGCCGGAGTTCTTCGCCGCCGTCGACGCCGAGGGCGACGAGCTCGCCGTCCGGATCCGGAAGGGCACGCTGGAGATGCCCGACCCGGCCGGCACCGACATGTTCGACCACGTCTACGCCGAGCAGACCGAGGAGATCGCCGCGCAGCGCGCGGAGTTCCTCAGCTACCACGAGGGGTTCGAGCAGTGA
- a CDS encoding HPr family phosphocarrier protein, translating to MPSQTVTVGSAVGLHARPAALIAEAVGKAGVPVTLATAGGNPVDAGSPLMIMTLGAKKGAEVTVTSDDEAVLADIAAMVERDLDAE from the coding sequence ATGCCCAGCCAGACCGTGACCGTCGGATCCGCCGTAGGCCTGCACGCCCGTCCGGCCGCCCTGATCGCCGAGGCCGTCGGCAAGGCCGGGGTGCCCGTCACCCTGGCCACCGCGGGGGGCAACCCCGTGGACGCCGGCTCGCCCCTGATGATCATGACGCTCGGTGCGAAGAAGGGCGCCGAGGTCACCGTGACCAGCGACGACGAGGCCGTCCTGGCCGACATCGCCGCGATGGTAGAGCGCGACCTCGACGCCGAGTAG
- a CDS encoding alpha-ketoacid dehydrogenase subunit beta, which yields MEDDPKVVLMGEDIGKLGGVFRITDGLQKDFGEARVVDTPLAEAGIIGTAVGLAMRGYRPVCEIQFDGFVFPAYNQIVTQVAKIHARSRGRLPMPITIRIPFGGGIGAVEHHSESPEAYFAHTTGLKVVAVSNPADAYWMLQQAIACPDPVVFFEPKRRYWDKADVDLDVAPPPLFTSRVVRAGDDLTLLAYGPMVKTALQAAQAAEEEGRSIEVIDLRTLSPLDLGPVEESVRRTGRCVVVHEAQTNLGLGAEIATRVTESCFHSLEAPVLRVGGYDVTYPPSKLEEEYLPDLDRVLDVVDRAMEF from the coding sequence ATGGAGGACGACCCGAAGGTCGTGCTCATGGGCGAGGACATCGGCAAGCTGGGCGGGGTCTTCCGGATCACCGACGGCCTGCAGAAGGACTTCGGCGAGGCGCGCGTGGTGGACACCCCGCTCGCCGAGGCCGGCATCATCGGCACCGCGGTGGGCCTGGCGATGCGCGGCTACCGGCCGGTCTGCGAGATCCAGTTCGACGGATTCGTCTTCCCCGCCTACAACCAGATCGTCACCCAGGTCGCCAAGATCCACGCCCGTTCCCGCGGCCGGCTGCCCATGCCGATCACCATCCGGATCCCGTTCGGCGGGGGCATCGGCGCGGTCGAGCACCACAGCGAGAGCCCCGAGGCCTACTTCGCGCACACCACCGGCCTCAAGGTGGTCGCGGTGTCGAACCCGGCCGACGCCTACTGGATGCTGCAGCAGGCCATCGCCTGCCCCGACCCGGTGGTGTTCTTCGAGCCCAAGCGCCGGTACTGGGACAAGGCCGACGTCGACCTCGACGTCGCCCCGCCGCCGCTGTTCACCTCCCGCGTGGTCCGGGCCGGCGACGACCTGACCCTGCTGGCCTACGGCCCGATGGTGAAGACGGCCCTGCAGGCCGCGCAGGCCGCCGAGGAGGAGGGCCGCTCGATCGAGGTGATCGACCTGCGCACGCTCTCCCCGCTGGACCTGGGCCCGGTCGAGGAGTCGGTGCGCCGCACCGGGCGCTGCGTCGTCGTCCACGAGGCGCAGACCAACCTCGGGCTCGGCGCCGAGATCGCCACCCGGGTGACCGAGAGCTGCTTCCACTCCCTGGAGGCCCCGGTGCTGCGGGTCGGTGGCTACGACGTCACCTACCCGCCGTCCAAGCTCGAGGAGGAGTACCTGCCCGACCTGGACCGGGTGCTGGACGTGGTCGACCGAGCGATGGAGTTCTGA
- a CDS encoding PTS lactose transporter subunit IIC — translation MPAETRSPSVSALITTELVALDAGPSDVGGTDKTAVIRTLAGRVAAAGRATSADGLFDDAMDRESKVATGLPGGIAIPHCRSAAVTEASLAFARLTPAVDFGAPDGPADLVFLIAAPAEGDADHLTLLTALARALVRPEFVASLRAASTEAEVVTLVQDVVAPAETPATAGATAAAPAAAAPAAAAPAADRPTIVAVSACPTGIAHTYMAADKLAAAAREMGVDLHVETQGSSGATPIDPSVVSKAAAVIFAVDVGVRDRDRFAGKPVIQSGTKRAIQEPEVMIREALAAAQDPNARRVPGGSGSSDTPATSGGRPSTGSEIRRWLLTGVSYMIPFVAAGGLLIALGFLFGGYQIVNGNPDVEGQSYGLSWLLNNNVFDLPVAPGIEGLNDGLLGYLGALFVVLGQAAFGFLVPALAGYIAFAIADRPGIVPGFVVGAVSLTVGAGFLGGLVGGIIAGFAAKWIAGWKLPAGVRGLQPVVIIPLLATVISSGIMALVLGRPLALALTGLSDFLTGLSGSSAILLGVILGLMMCFDLGGPVNKAAYVFATTGIGVADPSPASLRIMAIVMGAGMVPPLAMAISTFIRKQLYTQAERENGKAGVLLGLSFISEGAIPFAAADPLRVIPSMMLGGATSGALIAAFGTELRAPHGGVFVFFAMTNFFLFLLAVLIGAVVGGVAVTLAKSVGRTPEAAPPAATEDAMVGASAGTTRSDAVRAS, via the coding sequence ATGCCCGCTGAGACCAGGAGCCCCTCCGTGTCCGCACTCATCACCACCGAGTTGGTGGCCCTCGACGCCGGTCCGTCCGACGTCGGTGGCACCGACAAGACAGCCGTGATCCGCACGCTCGCGGGCCGGGTCGCCGCCGCCGGGCGGGCCACCTCCGCCGACGGGCTCTTCGACGACGCCATGGACCGTGAGTCCAAGGTCGCCACCGGCCTCCCCGGCGGCATCGCGATCCCGCACTGCCGCTCCGCCGCGGTCACCGAGGCCTCGCTGGCCTTCGCCCGGCTCACCCCGGCCGTCGACTTCGGCGCCCCGGACGGCCCGGCCGACCTGGTCTTCCTCATCGCCGCCCCGGCCGAGGGCGACGCCGACCACCTGACGCTGCTCACCGCGCTGGCCCGCGCGCTGGTCCGGCCCGAGTTCGTCGCCTCGCTGCGCGCGGCCTCCACCGAGGCCGAGGTCGTCACCCTCGTCCAGGACGTCGTCGCCCCCGCGGAGACCCCGGCCACGGCCGGTGCGACCGCCGCCGCCCCGGCCGCTGCTGCCCCCGCCGCCGCAGCCCCCGCGGCCGACCGCCCGACGATCGTCGCCGTGAGCGCCTGCCCGACCGGCATCGCGCACACCTACATGGCAGCCGACAAGCTCGCCGCCGCCGCCCGCGAGATGGGCGTGGACCTGCACGTGGAGACCCAGGGCTCCTCGGGCGCCACCCCGATCGACCCCTCGGTGGTCAGCAAGGCCGCCGCGGTGATCTTCGCCGTCGACGTGGGCGTCCGGGACCGGGACCGGTTCGCCGGCAAGCCGGTGATCCAGTCGGGCACCAAGCGGGCCATCCAGGAGCCCGAGGTGATGATCCGCGAGGCGCTGGCCGCCGCGCAGGACCCGAACGCCCGGCGCGTGCCCGGCGGCTCCGGCTCCTCCGACACCCCCGCCACCAGCGGTGGCCGCCCCAGCACCGGCTCGGAGATCCGCCGCTGGCTGCTCACCGGCGTCAGCTACATGATCCCGTTCGTCGCCGCCGGTGGTCTGCTCATCGCGCTGGGCTTCCTGTTCGGCGGGTACCAGATCGTCAACGGCAACCCCGACGTCGAGGGCCAGAGCTACGGCCTGAGCTGGCTGCTCAACAACAACGTGTTCGACCTCCCCGTCGCACCGGGCATCGAGGGCCTCAACGACGGCCTCCTCGGCTACCTGGGCGCCCTCTTCGTCGTCCTCGGGCAGGCAGCGTTCGGCTTCCTCGTCCCGGCACTGGCCGGCTACATCGCCTTCGCCATCGCCGACCGCCCGGGCATCGTCCCCGGCTTCGTCGTCGGTGCGGTCTCCCTGACCGTCGGCGCCGGCTTCCTCGGCGGCCTGGTCGGCGGCATCATCGCCGGCTTCGCGGCCAAGTGGATCGCCGGCTGGAAGCTCCCCGCCGGCGTGCGCGGTCTGCAGCCGGTCGTGATCATCCCGCTGCTGGCCACGGTGATCTCCAGCGGCATCATGGCCCTGGTCCTCGGCCGCCCGCTGGCCCTCGCACTGACCGGCCTGAGCGACTTCCTCACCGGCCTGTCCGGCTCCTCGGCCATCCTGCTGGGGGTCATCCTCGGCCTGATGATGTGCTTCGACCTCGGTGGCCCGGTCAACAAGGCCGCCTACGTCTTCGCCACCACGGGCATCGGCGTGGCCGACCCCAGCCCCGCGTCGCTGCGCATCATGGCGATCGTCATGGGTGCGGGCATGGTCCCGCCGCTGGCGATGGCGATCTCGACCTTCATCCGCAAGCAGCTCTACACCCAGGCCGAGCGCGAGAACGGCAAGGCCGGCGTGCTGCTCGGACTCTCCTTCATCTCCGAGGGCGCCATCCCGTTCGCCGCGGCCGACCCGCTGCGGGTCATCCCCTCGATGATGCTCGGCGGGGCCACCTCCGGCGCCCTCATCGCGGCCTTCGGCACCGAGCTGCGGGCTCCGCACGGCGGCGTGTTCGTCTTCTTCGCGATGACGAACTTCTTCCTCTTCCTGCTGGCGGTCCTCATCGGTGCCGTGGTCGGCGGCGTGGCCGTCACGCTCGCCAAGAGCGTCGGCCGCACCCCGGAGGCGGCCCCCCCGGCCGCCACCGAGGACGCGATGGTCGGCGCCTCCGCCGGGACCACCCGGAGTGACGCCGTCCGCGCCAGCTGA